The following proteins are co-located in the Triticum aestivum cultivar Chinese Spring chromosome 1A, IWGSC CS RefSeq v2.1, whole genome shotgun sequence genome:
- the LOC123147191 gene encoding calcineurin B-like protein 7, producing the protein MGCVSSKQFRRAPPHEDAALLAKETTFSLNEVEALYELFKKISYSIFKDGLIHKEEFQLALFRNSNRKNLFADRIFDLFDLKRNGVIEFEEFVRSLHIFHPDTPMADKIAFAFRLYDLRGTGSIEREELKEMVLAILNESDLLLSDDAVEQIVDQTFKQADLNSDGRIDPDEWKEFASKNPALLKNMTLPYLKDITMSFPSFVVYSGAGDEEL; encoded by the exons ATGGGTTGTGTATCATCGAAGCAGTTCAGACGAGCTCCACCGCATGAGGATGCGGCTCTCCTGGCCAAAGAGACCACAT TTTCCTTGAATGAAGTGGAGGCCCTCTACGAGCTGTTCAAAAAGATTAGCTATTCTATATTCAAGGATGGCCTTATTCACAAG GAGGAGTTCCAACTTGCTCTCTTCAGGAACAGCAACCGGAAGAACCTTTTCGCCGATCGG ATATTTGATCTGTTTGATCTGAAGCGAAACGGCGTGATTGAATTCGAGGAGTTTGTTCGGTCCCTCCACATTTTTCACCCGGATACACCCATGGCAGACAAGATTGCAT TTGCATTCAGACTATATGACCTGCGAGGCACCGGCAGCATTGAACGTGAAGAG TTGAAGGAAATGGTGCTTGCAATCCTGAACGAATCGGACCTACTTCTTTCTGATGATGCCGTCGAACAGATTGTAGATCAG ACATTCAAGCAGGCAGACCTGAACAGCGACGGGAGGATAGATCCCGACGAATGGAAAGAGTTTGCAAGTAAGAATCCAGCCTTGCTGAAGAACATGACTCTCCCATACCTGAA GGACATAACCATGTCATTCCCCAGCTTTGTTGTCTACTCTGGAGCCGGCGACGAAGAGTTGTAG
- the LOC123147098 gene encoding GDSL esterase/lipase 7 produces the protein MAPSLAHLVCLLLLLLLLLSALPLSAAASTPRSAPPSAPPTPLVPALFVISDSTSDVGTNNYLGTLARADREPYGRDFDTHRPTGRFSNGRIPVDYLAEKLGLPFVPPYLEQSMRMGVGGAGLSNIGGMIQGVNYASAAAGILSSSGSELWMHVSLTQQVQQVEDTYEQLALALGEAATVDLFRRSVFFVSIGSNDFIHYYLRNVSGVQMHYLPWEFNQLLVNAVRQEIKNLYNINVRKVVLMGLPPVGCAPHFLSDYGGQNGECIDYINNVVIEFNYGLRHMSSEFIRQYPDSMISYCDTFEGSVDILENRDRYGFLTTTDACCGLGKYGGLFICVLPQMACSDASSHVWWDEFHPTDAVNQILAENVWSGEHTRMCYPVNLQEMVKLKQ, from the exons ATGGCGCCCTCCCTCGCTCACCTcgtgtgcctcctcctcctccttctcctcctcctctccgctctACCCCTCTCCGCAGCCGCCTCGACCCCCCGGtccgcgccgccgtcggcgccgcccACCCCGCTCGTCCCCGCGCTCTTCGTCATCAGCGACTCCACGTCCGACGTCGGCACCAACAACTACCTCGGCACGCTCGCCCGAGCCGACCGCGAGCCCTATGGCCGGGACTTTGACACCCACCGCCCCACCGGACGCTTCTCCAACGGCCGCATCCCCGTCGACTACCTCG CGGAGAAGCTGGGGCTCCCCTTCGTGCCTCCGTACCTCGAGCAGAGCATGCGCATGGGCGTCGGCGGTGCTGGCCTCAGCAACATCGGTGGAATGATCCAAGGCGTCAACTACGCTTCCGCGGCAGCCGGCATTCTCTCCAGCAGTGGCTCTGAGCTG TGGATGCATGTGTCGCTGACCCAGCAGGTGCAGCAGGTTGAGGACACATATGAGCAGTTGGCGCTGGCTCTTGGGGAGGCAGCTACAGTCGACCTGTTCAGGAGGTCGGTGTTCTTTGTGTCGATCGGGAGCAACGACTTCATCCACTACTACCTGCGCAATGTGTCAGGCGTGCAGATGCATTATCTCCCATGGGAGTTCAATCAGCTCCTTGTTAATGCAGTGAGGCAGGAAATCAAG AATCTGTACAATATCAATGTTCGAAAGGTCGTGCTGATGGGCCTTCCTCCTGTTGGCTGTGCCCCGCACTTCCTTTCGGACTACGGCGGCCAAAATGGGGAATGcatcgactacatcaacaacgtcgTGATCGAGTTCAACTATGGACTGAGACACATGTCAAGTGAGTTCATCCGCCAGTACCCAGACTCGATGATCAGCTACTGTGATACATTTGAGGGGTCAGTGGACATACTAGAGAACCGTGACCGCTATG GCTTTCTGACCACCACTGATGCTTGCTGTGGGCTTGGCAAGTATGGCGGGCTATTCATCTGCGTTCTTCCACAGATGGCGTGCAGCGACGCGTCAAGCCATGTGTGGTGGGATGAATTCCACCCGACCGATGCTGTGAACCAGATCCTGGCAGAAAATGTGTGGTCTGGTGAGCACACCAGGATGTGCTATCCAGTGAACTTGCAGGAGATGGTGAAGCTGAAGCAGTAG